The Hevea brasiliensis isolate MT/VB/25A 57/8 chromosome 9, ASM3005281v1, whole genome shotgun sequence nucleotide sequence TTGGCATTAAGTtttggaattaaaaaaaaaaaagaagaaataatGTTTTACATGATATTACAAAAGTCATTTGTAAAGGACATTTTATTATCTTAGTGTTTTATAATTAAAacatgttaaatttaatttttattaaattttaatattttttattaatatattgtaaaaaatgtttttttaataGTATTCCTAATAATAATGCCAAATTCATATATATCTTTGTTTCTTAAAAAAATGGCAACTCGTGCCTTTTAGATTGTGGGGTAATGGAATTGCAACGTTGAGGCATTTGTGTCTTGAGATTCTTAGTTCAATAAATGACAAATTTGACATTGCAAACTTTCTGGATGTTGCAttgttttctttaaaattttttaagtctCATTTAGCAATAATTTTAAGAGAaatatttagtattttaattataattaaaatattatttatattatttttataacataatatttatattagtatttATAAGTTAATATAATAACTTTTTAGAGATTGAATAAAGATTTTGAttatgattaataaaatgatatcactatttttatatttaataactaatttaataattatttttatcgaacacttttactttaaattaatatataaataattaattattgataATTAATACCTAACGGCTAACAGCTAGTAAAATATTAAATAGCTATTaaatcaattaataactattaaaataattaatattgtcCAATAATATCTGAGCATGAGACATTTAATTTAATGCAGTAAGTCATCCTTTATTCAATTTATTACAATAGTTTAAAATTAAACAAACAAAATAAAAAGATACTTGAGCATTTCTAAGCTATAACTCTCCTAATTAGTTCATTCTTTAATAAAGAAGTAAAGGTCATGTAAACACaattaattaattctttaatAAAGGAGCATGGCGCGTCTAATTATATGCAATTTACATAAATCGGTCAATGGCTCTTCACTCCTTCGATTAATAAAAACTTGCCTAAATAACCCTTTGATGCATTTATGCGGCATGATGATGTAAGATGTATGACTATTTATTTtaggaaaattttaatttttttatgaaatatatatatatttttataaaattggtctaatataaatttaaaatataaaaatatataataaattttattaattaaatatatattttatctatttatatgGTGAATATATAACATATAAATCAATGGATGACCTTGAGATATGTGATAATTATTCAAGGCCACAAAAGGTCGAGACAAAGTCGCTAGACAATCTTGAAAGGGCAAGTCTGAAATTGACTTACACGTAATTTTATATTTCGTTAATAATATTGTGCTTACATTAGATAGAAAATTATCATAATCAAAgccactaaaaaaaaaaaccacgtCTAATCCTGGCATCACACATCCTCAGCATAAATATCTGTTGGTTAGAAGACCAATACTATCCTCCTCATTCCACAATGTTAAATTTaagatatatattaattaattaatgcctTAAAGATGTCATCATTACCCAAAAACTCAAATCAATAGATAGAttgattgaaaattaaaatttacaaaaCCTTATTTTAACcacaaattaaattttttaataatgttgttgttgttgttgttgaagACATTTGAAAAGGACCCTTTGGTTAAGCTACCCGTGTGCTTGAAGTGTGGCCTTTATCACTTGTTTCTCTAGAAGATTAATCTGATTAGTTTGTCATTACTAATTGCTATACTTCTAAGGTACACAAATGGTCAAGGAGACCATTCCAATTCCTATAGGAAGTATCATCCCATTAACATCTCAACCATAGCTCATCTCTTTGTCACTTGAATCCCAAAAATATCCAGTTTTTGGTTCTTTGATTgtgtgaattaaattatttttccttgCTTTGTTCTATTTTACTAGAACAATAGTgtttattttatcattaacaTAACAATATGTGGATttattttcttgattttttatATAACAACATTAATTTGTGACTCACATTGACATTATCATTTTTAATTGTTAGGATGCTTCATTGATTTGAGATAGAAATAATGTATATCTTATACGACTTTGGACACTTCTTCCACGTTGAGTTAGCTTTTGAAAGTGAGTTAGACTTAACCCATTTTCTTGAATAATACGAGAGTCTCCCCAATTAATGTTTGAGCCTCCCATAAATATTTCATACTTTAGGCGTGAGGGAGAATATATTAAGATCTCACATTAGTTTGGGATATGAGTAATGTGCATTTATATGGCCTTAGACATATTTCTCCATTGAGTTAGTTTTTAAAAGTGAGTTAAGCCCGATCCATTTTCTTAAGATTCATGCATCACGTTAATTACAAATAAAtgctataatataaaaaaataaaataaaatgaatatcaTTTATtaaaacctaaaaaaaaaaatcatattgatTAGAGGAGAAAGGAAGGAGAAGCTAACTTTCAAATGCTTGACAACAAGCATTCAaacctaactttcttcttattttggatatctttaatgaatttatgtcttctttaattctgttTTTTTATATAATGGTAGCAATTGTGAaaacttagtttttttttttaaattaataaagaaaattaaagaaataaataatattaaaatttttattcatttgcttattattattaaaattaaattcaaaattttcttattttattgcaattatgaACAATGAAAGTTATTGGCCTTGTAATATTGTTGATGATGAAAAAAGCAAACCAACCTAGGGCAAATTTGGAGTACTATAAAACAGACTCATTTGCTGGTGGTTGGCCATTTGCTGTCCAAATTGTCTTGCTCTATCCTCTAGGCCTATAATGGTGGCATTTGGAGCCAAGTTGGCAGTCCTTTTTGATGCTGTCAAAAATTACCCACACATTGGGCAATGGTAGTTACAAGGCTTTTGAATTAGCCAGAAGAATATATTCTATTATAGTGGACCACAACATTTCTGCACATCTTTTATCCAAAACCAAAGTTGAAGAGAGTTTCCTCTTGAAGCAATCGCCTCGGAACAAAAGTTTTCAACATTTCTTCATGGGCTTGATGCTCTCCTACTCTGCATAAAGTTTATAAACCAATGGTTGGCAGAGAAAATGTTTCTTTTATCCTTGGCTTGGTATGAGACTTTAAGGACACTAAGCATGGAGAATGTTAGGATATCCACTCAATGAAGCATCAGAGGCAATTGGCTGGAGTAACCCAATCACCATCCACCAATGAATGTTTGCACCAACCAAGCCATATATACTTATCAtgcatatatatattatatgcaaAAGAAAAAATCAACTAAAGTGCTTGTTTTGTGTGATAATATAGATGAAAATTAATTCCGATTCCAAGTACCATCGAGAATTGAGGATTTATTCTAAAGAGACATTTCAATGGTAAAGGTTTAAGATCTCCATTGAAGATTTTAGATTTCAATCACATTAAATGGCATAATGTCTTATGAAAATGAGAAGAAATTAATACCTTTTACTGTGTAGTTtagtcaataataataataatgattagaaaaaatttgttttctttttatatattttgtataGTGGACCATAGAAAATAAAGTCCAAGCCTCAATAAAAGCTGTGAAACGAAACCCAAACCTAACAAAATTTGTTCGGCCCAACAACAAGTACAAGATATTTGGTGCGATTTTAAATGGTGTCTAAATTTCAgttcatatatttttaataacatgtaaaataaaaaattaatcaagCCCAGGCCCACCATAAAATTTCCGGAAACTCCCGCTCCTCGAATTCAAAAAACGAATATAAAGAAGCCAAAGCGCCAGGCAGATCTACAGCTGAAGATACAGAAAGTGCAGAGAAAGAGATGAGAGAAATGGAGTCTACGGAGGAAGACAAGCAACTATTGCGAAAAATCGCCAAAATCCTCGACGAAGTCAAGGCCTCAAACGCCACACACATCCGAAAGCTTAAAGAGATCTCCACTCTCCGTTCAAAATCTCCGTCTTCTCTCCAATTTGCTGCTCTCTTCTTCAAAACCCTGATCCCTCTTTTCCAAATCCAGCGCCGCACCACCTCTACAGAACGCGTCGTGCGCTTCGTCTCAGTCTTCACCAGCGCTCGTGACTCCAACAACTCCTCCGCTCGCGATGAGTTTCTTGGGGAGTTTTTGAAGTTTCTACTAGTTGCTGCCATGTCTGCCAACAAGACCGCTAGATTTAGAGCTTGTCAGATTATCTCTGACGTAatttacattatttttatttCGTTTCTTTGATTATAGGAAAAAAATATGAGTCAGTTTTGTAAGCAATAAATTTCTCATACTTTCATCTCTTTGTAATGATCATATTCGCTTTTGTAGATCATAATGCGTTTGCCGGATGACGCAGAAGTAAGCGATGATCTATGGGATGAGATAATAGAGAGCATGAAAGTACGGATGGGGGACAAGGTTCCTGTTATTCGTACTTTTGCAGTTAGAGCACTGTCCCGATTTGCAAACGATACAGAGAACAGTGACATCCTTGATTTATTTCTCAGTGCTCTTCCGTTAGAGCAGAATGCCGTAAGTTTCCTATTGATTCTCATGAATGCAATTTTATAGGTTCTAATTTTGGGAATTTTTATTCCAGCATTTTCTTAGAAAGCTCATGCATTCTCCAAAAAGTTCATGAGTGAGATACAAAGTATTGGAAGCGGAATAAGATACCTGACGATCACAATTCACTCTCACATATTCATGGGCTTTCTTAAGCATTTTGGTTTTTTTCTAATCTATTGCTTGGTTTGTAATGATTTTCAACATGAGATGAAACCATTACTCTCTCTGTGTCTGAACTTGTCATCACTCTTATCTTAGGTGTATATCTTCATTTTTCTCCTGATTTGTGCGTTGGAAGGAAAATTTGTCCTTCTTATGTGACTATACAAGTTATTAGTTCATTTATTTAGTGAATAAAAAAAATCATGATCCTTTCTCAAAGACAGGAATTGCGAGTTCTTATTGTTCAAAACTGTCAGTCAACAGATAATTAACCATATATGAATGATGCTTCAATGTCTTGATATTGTTTTGACCCCTTTCTATTTCCATTCCATGCCATAAtgcatatttttttctttttgttatctcataaatcatatttcagtGCAAATTGCTTGAGTCCTTTTGTGGTTTAGTGAAGTCTTGGTTTAACTCACTAAGCACACAATCAATTCTTTTTCCCttttcttcaaaattatgaagaaGGCAAGAAAAGTGTTTCTAAAATGGATGGAATTTTATCATGTAAAGCTCTGAATTAAACAAtatgaaattatgaatttatCATATGTTTTATTATACTTATCAAGCAGCATATTATAGTGACTGAAATCTCTAGAGGAAATTTCCTAGTTGAAATTTGCAAGTTTAACGGCAGCATGTTTGCAGGAGGTTCGTAAAACAATTGTATTAGCTTTGCCACCTTCAAATGCAACCTCACTAGCTATTGTCAATTGCACTCTGGATGTGAGTGAGTCAGTTCGCAAAGCTGCATACTGCATTCTAGCTGATAAATTTCCCCTTCAAAGTCTCAGGTGAAATGATTTTGTAGTTACAGAAATGTTCTACAACAAATGCACTCTTTGAAAATGTTTATGTTGCTCTTGTTTATGAAAGCATGACAACTTTCATATAGAACAGTTGTTATTTGTACAATGTTTCATTTCAGCATTAGATTACATGATCTAATGTCTAGTCATTGTTTGATTGCAAGGTTTTAACTTTTAAGCAATGGTCTATCTCCAGGCCTATTTACAGTTTTCTACACTATGATATGTTGATAACACGTTTAATGTTTATCATTTGGAATTTCCCACTTTTTGTGACAGCATAAAACTCAGGACAGTAATTCTTCAGAGAGGCCTGGCAGATCGTTCTGTAGCTGTTTCAAAAGAATGTTTAAAGTTAATGAGAGATGAGTGGCTTTCCAAGTGCTGCAACGATGACCCTGTAGGACTTCTCAAGTACCTTGATGTTGAAACCTATGAATCTGTTGGGGAATCTGTTATGGTTGCCTTGTTACAAGATGGATTAGTGAAGTTACATGACGGTCAAAGTATTCGTCAGTGTATATCATCCACAATTAGTGAAATTGAAGGTTAGTGGAGCTTTTCAATTTTTGCTCAAATGGTTGCCCTGGCACTTTTCTCTTTCATTCTTCTTTGATGAACTTATGATCGTTTTTTCCCATTTTCTATTCTAATGCTTGAGTGGGATGAGGTTGCAGCTTGCATCATCAGTTTTGTTgaaaatttgtatttaattcatcAACATCCATAACATGGAAAATCAAGTTGATAGCTttctaggaaaaaaaaaatcttgaaatTCTGACAGTTAAATTTCTTTAGATAGAATTCTACAGATGGAAAATGGAATATTGTCTGCTTTCAGATACCTGCAAGTCAAATTGCATGCTGAGGCATAGTAGAAGAATTGGCTGACTTTATTTTGATTATACTCCCGTCAAGCTATGAAGTTGAAATTTGTTTGATTAAATTCAGCACTTCCTCACTAGGTGATATAAGATATGATAGTTTGGAGGGGGTTATTGGAGTTTTTTGAGGTCATTGGAGAGAAGAATTTACAGTGTACAATAGTTTCTCCCCTTTCTTTATAGTTTTCTAGTCAAATGTGGGAATAGGTTATTGAAATCCCAATCACTGATGATGTGTTAAGGAATTGTTATTTTTACTCAGCAAACACTCTTAATTAATGTTTTTGTTTGTGGTTCCTTACTTCCTTGTATGTTGTCTCTTACTTGTTAGTGATTTCTAAGCTAGAGAGTTGCCTAAAAGGCTTAAACGGTAAATGGATTCCTCTAGAGTGTAGCTGCTTAAAGACATGCTTATTTACACGTTCAGGATTCATTGTTTTCATGGCTTCTTTTGTTAACCAGCATCCTAATGGTTTCTGATGTTTATGACACCAATCAGCAGACTACAATGGAAGCATCCATCTAATGGAGCCGGAATTTGCACTTTATTGGAAGACTTTGTGCAAGCACTTGCAGAAAGAAGCACAAGTAAGCCTgttgtgagttttgatttgttTATTTGACTGTTTTCTTTTGAATGTTATTTGTATTTCTTCTTGATTTCTTTTTAACTTATTGTTTGGAGGATGATGGGGAGTGACAAATAGGGAAACTTATTTTGATATTTAAAGGTTTCTTCCTGAAAAACGCTGATTAGCAAAGTGGTAGTCTTTTTATTTCTCTTTCCTTGGACCACTTCTATCACTGTGTTATAGAAAAAATTTGGGATGCTAATTAATAGTTAGTAACATCATAGGCTTAGTAGATCTCAACTTTTTTGTTCTTCAGCTTTCAATTTGAGTTCTTGATAAGTGAATGTCTGTTACTGGAGTGTTCATAATACTGTAGAATATGTAGTTACAAACTTTCTGAATTTCAATTGCATCTTATACCTTAAGAGTTAAGGCCGACAAGGGAACACATTTATGCTTATGGTCAGAAGAACTCGTGAATTTAAGAAATACATTTGCATCTCAAATATGTTTTGAATAATCAGTCAAGGTGCTACCTTGCTAGTTTATCTGATGTTAGGTCTTGACAATTAGATGAAAGTTCTTGGCTGATAGCCTCCATTGCTTTGTTGGTTTTAATTAGTTAGTTCTACCCTGTTCCTAACATATGACACTTGAAGGTGCCAATCATAGGTTTCTTTGTTGATATTTGTCTTAGAATTTTTTGGGAGCAGAAATCTGGACACCCAAATATTAAGAATCAGGGGATGCAAAAAGATATCAGTATTGAGTACTTCTTTAAGATTTCTCTATTGGAACATGGCTGCATCTAGATCTGATGCCTGAATCTGAATATTggcaaacagaaaaacaaagctaTGTACTGACCTTTTTGATTTGCTTCTTTTTTTGGGCATCAAATAATTGTCCATTCTGCTGAAGGTTATTATTTTCTTTAGTGAAATACATGGTTGTAGCTGTGCCCTTATATCTATATCTGACCACCTTGTGACGATTGGTTTGAATCATTCGATAACAACGTTAGTTCCCATGAAGTTATTCTAAAATCTTTTTCTGAAGGTCTTAAATATAAGCCACAATATTCATTTCTATTTTTAGTTATAAATTTCCATAAAAGTTTTTCTTCGTCTTTTTGGCTAATTTGTTTGACGTCTGATTCTGTAGATATACTTGTATTGATTGAAATATCATTCTGAATATGCCTTTGATTAAAATGTGTTTGAACAGGAAAAAGGCTCTGACGCTGCCACTACAATGGGCACCGAGGCTGCATTATATGCAGCCGAGGCTTCAGATAAAAATGACCTTCTAGAAAGGATACTTCCTGCAACAGTTTCTGATTACATAGTTTTGGTCAAAGCTCATATAGATGCTGGTGAGTAGCATCCTATGGTTTAAATGAGTTTTGTATGTTACATTACTACTGCATATTCTTATTTGAGCTTAATATTTTCAGGAGCAAATTATCATTTTGCATCTCGGCAGTTATTATTGCTTGGTGCAATGCTTGATTATTCTGATTCTACAAGCAGGAAAGTTGCTAGTTCATTTGTGCAGGAATTATTGCACAAGCCACTTGATCATGAGGTGGATGATGAAGGAAACCAGGTTGTCATAGGTGATGGCATAAACCTTGGTGGTGACAAAGAGTGGGCTAATGCAGTATCTAGTTTAGCTAGGAAAGTGCACGCTGCTActggtgaatttgaagaagtagtTGTTGGGGTGATTGAAGAGCTGGCTCGTCCTTGCAGGGAGAGAACAGCAGATTTCATGCAATGGATGCACTGCCTGGCTGTTACTGGTCTTCTCTTGGAAAACTCAAAATCATTGCACCGGCTTCAAGGGAAAGCTATTGAACCTTCTGAACTGCTGCAATCTTTATTGCTTCCTGGGGTGTGAATATATAGCACTTCctgctcttttctttttcttccctttttctaCGCCCTTCTTTTCACCAAGTCATGCCCATAGAAATTCTTGAGATCTTGACAATTGGGACTTGGCCCTAACTTGTTTGAGATTAAGGCTTTGTTGAGTTGAGTTCTATTATATGATGAATGGATGTTGAAATGAGTGCCTGATGTGTATTGTGTCTGCATTTAAATCAGATTATAGAAGGCaatgctttttttttctttcatccaTTTCAACTGGCAAATTGTGTTATTTGTCTAATGTAATCTTGCCAAGATTATCAACTTTGTGCTGGTATGACATAAATAGGCTATGGGAAAGCAAAGAGATTATAGAATAGATCTTAGATgaagaatatatttttttttaagtttttttcttCTTTGTGCAGCAACCTAGAATTGTCTTTTAGAATAGGTGTGAACTTATTCTGGACATGTATATGTCCAATTCATACTGTACATATAATGTTTAGAGGATATTAATTATTTTGCTAAAATATGGATGCAGGCAAAACATGTTCACTTGGATGTGCAGAGGGTTGCCATCAGGTGTCTTGGCCTGTTTGGCTTGTTAGAGAAGAAGCCAAGTGGAGAATTAGTGAAGCAGCTGAAGATTTCTTTTGCTAGGGGTCTTGCTCCAATTAGTACAATGGCATGTAAGGCATTAATTGATCTTGCCATGTGGCATGGCCCCCAAGAAATTGACCAGGCACTGGGGCAGGAGAATGTATCTGGATTTCAGGATAGCAAGAAGGCATTTAATGCTGTAAACATTTCTGATGCCGATGagaatttaaatattgaattgcTTGATCTGTTATATGCTGGTCTTGGCAGAAATGATTGGGTAAAATCTGTAGAATTTGATGAAACTGAGACAGTGCAAGCCATTCTTGGTGAGGGTTTTGCTAAAATTCTTCTTCTTAGTGAGAAGTATCCAAGCATACCAACCTCTTTACATCCTCAAATCTTAGCCAAGCTCATTATTTTGTATTTCAGCAATGAAACAAAAGACCTGCAGAGGTGGAATTTTTGTGTCCATTGCTTTTTGATgatcatattattatttttatctaaGGGTAACTGTTaacttttttctatttttctttttttttttttttctttcaacagGTTAAAGCAGTGTTTGTCTGTGTTCTTTGAGCATTATCCTTCCCTCTCAGTTAATCATAAGGCAAGAATTTAGGATCTGATTGTTTCTTACATTGCATATTTAAGGGGATAATTTTATGAATATGTCTTTTTGTATGTCATTTTCATAAATATTCAATTCTGCAAATGCAGAAATGTTTGTCCAAGGCTTTTGTTCCAGTCATGCGTTCAATGTGGCCAGGCATCTATGGAAATGCTGGAGGTGCTGCCTCTTTGGTCTCAAATATGCGTAAGCGGGCAGTCCAAGCATCACGATTTATGCTGCAAATGATGCAGGCCCCCTTGTTTGCTAAACAAACTAAAATTGAGGATGAAAATGGCAGTACAGAATTACCAGAAACTATAGACAGCACTTTGCAACCTTCATTTGATTGTGGAGAGGAGGGACTTGCAATATGCATAGCTGCTGAGGTGACTTTGCAACCAAAACTTTTATTACTGTATAACATTGGTTCCAGAAAATTGTTAATGGTAAACTTTGAAGAGTATAACTTTATTCATTTTTCCATGTTCTGAAGCTGTGATTATTATTTATGCATTAATCTCTCTGGATATTCCTTAATTCCAGTTAAGGTAGGTTGTTTGAGTATGTAAGTGTAGACTTGATGATGAATGTGGGGTGGGTGTCATAAAGGTATTATTAGCAATATATGTTTATCTTATATTAGGGTTCTTGATGAAGCTTATACAGCTGGAGTTAGTACATCTATTTGTAATTCATGCTCTGGTGTAAAGTATGTGGACGCTTTCTCATTTGACACCTTAGACCTTGTGACGACAAATTTGGAAACAGTTAAAACTTTGTTAGTATGCCTCTAGGTGtgagtgttttagttgaaaacttTTTTTCTCCCTGAATAATACACGGTAGATGCCAGGAAATAAAATAGCTGAGTTCCTTAGTTTCAGGCAAAAGAAAACTAAAACATCTTCAACAAGTGTATACCTTAAATATTACAGAACTATGCTAGATCTGTGGTTAAATACTGAGTGAAACATGCCTATATCATGGTTAATTAAAGCTGCTGGATACCATTTTTATCAAAAGGTTTTATTGAGTTGAAAAAGTAATGGAATTTGTTTACTAAATAGTGGTGTTTTGCTGGTCAGAATCCTTCAGTGATGGTGATCTCTTTGAGTGGTGTATTTTTGCGGTTAGACTATGTGTGCTGATTACAATATAAGACCCTAGTTTTGATGGATATTATTTGCAAAGGGATACTTTGTTAAATATTGCTTGATTATCTTCTAATATCTTATTTTGTTATTCTTGTGCTTTGTTAAGGTGGCAAGCTTTGCTATTAAGAAGACACCTGCTGAGAAGTCATACATCTCAGCATTAAGCAGGATACTCGTCTTGCTTCGTTTTCGTTTATCAGAACAAGAAGCAATAAAATTAATGAGAAGGCTTTTGAATCGTGTGGCTGAATCCATATCAGCAGAGAAAGATCTTGTAAAGGAATTGAAGCAGATGGTTGAACGCCTCAAGTCATTAGATAAACAACCAGATGAGGAATTGTCGCAAGATCAAGCTAATCAGATTTTGGGTAACCTTTTCTTTTTCCTGagattacacacacacacacacacacatatatatatatatatatatatatatatatatatatatatatattgtaattatTAGTACATAATGATAGAAAAAAACATGTAAGGAATGTTAATTTTATCCATGGTCTTTGAACTGATCACAAATTTCAGAACAGTAACTGCATACAATTTATATTAGCAAAATCATTTGACTTTGGTTTTGTTTCAGTGAGGTTACTTTTGCTAGATTTTGGTTGAATTTCAGTAGAAATTTTTGGCATGATAACTGATTTAAGctttctaatatatttttataaataaaaatttcccaTAGGACTTTCTTTTATTTAGTCAACACTGAAAAATTGGCTAAAATCTCTATAAAAGTCTGACCATAGTGATATTATTGAATTAAAGTCAGTTCGCTGAAATTCAATGATAAGTTTTAATGTCCATGGCTGAACTTGGGCCCATAGAAAAAGAATAAAAGTTTGAAGcagaaaaattataataatttgaaACACACTTGCATCTTGTCCAGAAAGAAGGATTAATGATGACTTGCATCTGCATTTTCTGTTTCTACTTGCATCATAGTCCTTTCATATGTCAACAGCTAGCCTGATATGAATTACtatatgaaattgaatttatttttgtaaTCTGATAAATTTTCCATGTAATGGAAAGTCTGCATGTATCTGCTGTTGTTTCAGTTGGAAGTACATAATGTACTCTGTTCGTTAAATTAGTTTTTGATGTATTCTACTTATTTGGCATGCTTTCTCAGCTTTCCTTAACTAGTGTTTATTTTTAGGGAAGTTGGAATTGGACTTTAACTTGGATGTTGATAGCTGTGATGCTGTGCCACAAACACCAGCCCCACTACAATCATCTAAACGAACCCGCACCAGAAGACGAGCAATGTGTGACGAACAGACTTCTTCTGATGAAGAAACTTCATCGACCACTGTTGTTCAAACCTTTAATGGCACTTCAGTTCGGTCACAGAGGGCAAGCAAGACTGCAGCCCTAAGCAAGATGACTGGTGGCAGAGTTAGGAtagatgaaaatgatgatgaagaaGAAGGTTCAGAGGTAATATCAGAGGAGGATTCTGATGACTCTGACCAATATACTGAATGACCGAAATTTACAGATTCCTCTGCAGATGCTGTGCTTTCTCAGTCACCATAATGTATTGTTGTAAGCCTGTCCGTCTCCTCGTTAACCTTGATGTTTTGTATATAATAGTGAATGTTTTTTGGGGTGGAGTTGGGTATACTACTTGTATAATAAGCCCAAAAAATGATATTGTACTTGCGTTAAACTTCACCCAAATGTCTTCAAGAATTCCACAATTCTGTACCACACATTATGCCAAGTTAAAGAGTATTACTCCGGTCCAAATGGCAAAGCGGTTACCGTTCTTGCTAGTGATGTAAAGTTTGATCACCATTTACATCTATGGATGGGGGTTTAGGGTCACTCCTATTCCGTGCAGGAGCTTTACTTGagatttatatatgtatattattACTAATGTAGAAGATCAGCAAGAACAGCTG carries:
- the LOC110657836 gene encoding uncharacterized protein LOC110657836 isoform X2, which codes for MREMESTEEDKQLLRKIAKILDEVKASNATHIRKLKEISTLRSKSPSSLQFAALFFKTLIPLFQIQRRTTSTERVVRFVSVFTSARDSNNSSARDEFLGEFLKFLLVAAMSANKTARFRACQIISDIIMRLPDDAEVSDDLWDEIIESMKVRMGDKVPVIRTFAVRALSRFANDTENSDILDLFLSALPLEQNAEVRKTIVLALPPSNATSLAIVNCTLDVSESVRKAAYCILADKFPLQSLSIKLRTVILQRGLADRSVAVSKECLKLMRDEWLSKCCNDDPVGLLKYLDVETYESVGESVMVALLQDGLVKLHDGQSIRQCISSTISEIEDYNGSIHLMEPEFALYWKTLCKHLQKEAQEKGSDAATTMGTEAALYAAEASDKNDLLERILPATVSDYIVLVKAHIDAGANYHFASRQLLLLGAMLDYSDSTSRKVASSFVQELLHKPLDHEVDDEGNQVVIGDGINLGGDKEWANAVSSLARKVHAATGEFEEVVVGVIEELARPCRERTADFMQWMHCLAVTGLLLENSKSLHRLQGKAIEPSELLQSLLLPGAKHVHLDVQRVAIRCLGLFGLLEKKPSGELVKQLKISFARGLAPISTMACKALIDLAMWHGPQEIDQALGQENVSGFQDSKKAFNAVNISDADENLNIELLDLLYAGLGRNDWVKSVEFDETETVQAILGEGFAKILLLSEKYPSIPTSLHPQILAKLIILYFSNETKDLQRLKQCLSVFFEHYPSLSVNHKKCLSKAFVPVMRSMWPGIYGNAGGAASLVSNMRKRAVQASRFMLQMMQAPLFAKQTKIEDENGSTELPETIDSTLQPSFDCGEEGLAICIAAEVASFAIKKTPAEKSYISALSRILVLLRFRLSEQEAIKLMRRLLNRVAESISAEKDLVKELKQMVERLKSLDKQPDEELSQDQANQILGKLELDFNLDVDSCDAVPQTPAPLQSSKRTRTRRRAMCDEQTSSDEETSSTTVVQTFNGTSVRSQRASKTAALSKMTGGRVRIDENDDEEEGSEVISEEDSDDSDQYTE
- the LOC110657836 gene encoding uncharacterized protein LOC110657836 isoform X1, which produces MREMESTEEDKQLLRKIAKILDEVKASNATHIRKLKEISTLRSKSPSSLQFAALFFKTLIPLFQIQRRTTSTERVVRFVSVFTSARDSNNSSARDEFLGEFLKFLLVAAMSANKTARFRACQIISDIIMRLPDDAEVSDDLWDEIIESMKVRMGDKVPVIRTFAVRALSRFANDTENSDILDLFLSALPLEQNAEVRKTIVLALPPSNATSLAIVNCTLDVSESVRKAAYCILADKFPLQSLSIKLRTVILQRGLADRSVAVSKECLKLMRDEWLSKCCNDDPVGLLKYLDVETYESVGESVMVALLQDGLVKLHDGQSIRQCISSTISEIEADYNGSIHLMEPEFALYWKTLCKHLQKEAQEKGSDAATTMGTEAALYAAEASDKNDLLERILPATVSDYIVLVKAHIDAGANYHFASRQLLLLGAMLDYSDSTSRKVASSFVQELLHKPLDHEVDDEGNQVVIGDGINLGGDKEWANAVSSLARKVHAATGEFEEVVVGVIEELARPCRERTADFMQWMHCLAVTGLLLENSKSLHRLQGKAIEPSELLQSLLLPGAKHVHLDVQRVAIRCLGLFGLLEKKPSGELVKQLKISFARGLAPISTMACKALIDLAMWHGPQEIDQALGQENVSGFQDSKKAFNAVNISDADENLNIELLDLLYAGLGRNDWVKSVEFDETETVQAILGEGFAKILLLSEKYPSIPTSLHPQILAKLIILYFSNETKDLQRLKQCLSVFFEHYPSLSVNHKKCLSKAFVPVMRSMWPGIYGNAGGAASLVSNMRKRAVQASRFMLQMMQAPLFAKQTKIEDENGSTELPETIDSTLQPSFDCGEEGLAICIAAEVASFAIKKTPAEKSYISALSRILVLLRFRLSEQEAIKLMRRLLNRVAESISAEKDLVKELKQMVERLKSLDKQPDEELSQDQANQILGKLELDFNLDVDSCDAVPQTPAPLQSSKRTRTRRRAMCDEQTSSDEETSSTTVVQTFNGTSVRSQRASKTAALSKMTGGRVRIDENDDEEEGSEVISEEDSDDSDQYTE